One region of Mesobacillus boroniphilus genomic DNA includes:
- the metC gene encoding cystathionine beta-lyase: MSHRYTFETHLLHNKHKFDPATGGVSVPIHHSSTFHQSSVDKFGKYDYSRSLNPTREALEEIIAELEGGVRGFAFSSGMAAISTAFLLLSKGDHVVVTEDVYGGTYRMVTQVLNRFGIEHTFVDMTDLDAVEQAIRPNTALLYAETPSNPLLKVTDIHAISQIAKKHGAYTFVDNTFMTPYLQRPLELGADIVLHSATKFLSGHSDTVAGLAVVKDEELANRLYSLQNSFGAVLGVQDAWLVMRGIKTLSVRMNQSQESAKNIAGFLQEQPLIKNVFYPGLVNHPQADLQTQQAYGPGAVLSFELEDAEVLTRFIEQVKLPVFAVSLGAVESILSYPAKMSHAAMPLGERVRRGITDGLLRLSVGLESADDLILDFKQALKSIATIAVSKEEV; the protein is encoded by the coding sequence ATGAGTCATCGATATACATTCGAAACCCATCTGCTCCATAACAAGCATAAATTCGATCCTGCTACCGGTGGAGTCAGCGTACCGATCCATCACTCATCTACATTCCATCAATCGTCCGTAGACAAATTCGGAAAATATGATTATAGCCGCAGCCTGAATCCCACCAGAGAAGCACTTGAGGAAATCATCGCCGAACTGGAGGGCGGTGTCCGGGGATTTGCTTTTTCTTCCGGGATGGCTGCTATCTCAACAGCCTTTTTGCTTCTTTCTAAGGGAGATCACGTGGTCGTAACTGAGGATGTTTATGGCGGAACTTACCGGATGGTTACCCAGGTTTTGAACCGTTTTGGAATTGAGCATACTTTTGTGGACATGACCGACCTTGATGCGGTGGAACAAGCGATTAGGCCAAACACTGCATTGCTATATGCAGAAACACCTTCTAATCCATTGTTAAAGGTAACAGATATTCATGCTATCAGCCAAATTGCAAAGAAACACGGCGCCTATACTTTTGTCGACAACACTTTCATGACTCCCTATTTGCAGCGTCCGCTTGAGCTTGGAGCTGATATTGTCCTTCACAGCGCCACAAAGTTTTTGTCCGGCCACAGTGATACAGTCGCGGGTCTGGCGGTAGTCAAGGATGAAGAACTGGCCAACAGGCTTTATTCCCTACAGAACTCTTTTGGAGCAGTCCTGGGGGTTCAGGATGCATGGCTTGTCATGAGAGGTATCAAGACTTTATCTGTCAGAATGAACCAATCCCAGGAAAGTGCAAAAAACATCGCTGGATTTTTACAGGAACAGCCTTTAATCAAGAATGTCTTTTACCCTGGCCTTGTGAACCATCCGCAGGCAGACCTTCAGACCCAGCAGGCATATGGGCCCGGTGCAGTACTTTCCTTTGAACTTGAAGATGCGGAGGTTTTAACTAGATTTATAGAACAAGTGAAACTGCCAGTTTTTGCAGTCAGCCTTGGGGCGGTCGAATCCATCCTCTCCTACCCTGCAAAAATGTCACATGCTGCCATGCCGCTGGGTGAACGGGTAAGGCGTGGAATCACTGATGGTCTTCTTCGTTTATCAGTCGGATTGGAAAGCGCCGACGACTTGATTTTGGACTTTAAGCAAGCTTTAAAGAGCATTGCAACTATAGCAGTAAGTAAGGAGGAAGTATAA
- a CDS encoding DUF4395 domain-containing protein: MTTEFRTIPQPLVKTNQWFIVISVISTWLTGVEWILILPLLAGISGLVFEYNPVMRIASTFLRKQPSDYIPEDWEQQQFNQKIAVGCLTGGLISYASGLTVLGHIFTVMVALAAFIAILGFCIGCFIRFQWSKYKPKKHAANS, from the coding sequence ATGACTACTGAGTTTCGCACGATTCCTCAGCCATTGGTAAAAACAAATCAGTGGTTCATTGTCATTAGTGTTATAAGTACCTGGCTAACAGGTGTTGAGTGGATATTAATATTGCCGCTGCTCGCAGGAATTTCAGGACTGGTGTTCGAATATAATCCGGTCATGCGAATAGCCAGCACTTTCCTGCGAAAGCAACCGTCAGATTATATACCGGAAGACTGGGAGCAACAGCAGTTCAATCAAAAAATCGCTGTTGGCTGCTTAACAGGCGGACTTATTTCCTATGCCAGCGGTTTAACTGTTTTAGGACACATATTTACAGTTATGGTTGCGTTAGCTGCCTTTATAGCAATCCTGGGATTTTGCATTGGCTGCTTTATTCGTTTCCAATGGTCCAAATACAAACCCAAAAAGCATGCAGCCAATTCTTAA
- the metH gene encoding methionine synthase has product MSTLLTKQMKKKILIMDGAMGTMLQQADLTPAEFGGEEYEGCNEILNITVPEVIENIHREYFEAGADIVETNTFGATSLVLDEYNLGHRAYEINKEAALIARKAADESSTPSQPRFVAGSMGPTTKTLSVTGGSTFKEMSASYEEQALGLIDGNVDLLLLETSQDLLNVKAAYTGIQRAFQKSGKELPLMISATIEPMGTTLAGQSIEAFYISVQHMNPVAIGLNCATGPEFMQEHLRSLSSLSSSAVSCYPNAGLPDEEGQYHETPETLAQKLSDFAREGWLNIVGGCCGTTPAHIKAISEKMKERPPRQTKENNLHMVSGIEPFIYDDPTLRPIMVGERTNVIGSRKFKRLISEGKIEEAAEIARAQVKNGAHVIDICLADPDRDELHDMEQFIKEVVKKVKAPLVVDSTDDEVIEKALSYSQGKAIINSINLEDGEERFESVSRLIHKYGAAVVVGTIEEEGMGVSAERKLEIAKRSYDLLVNKYKVPAQDLIFDPLVFPVGTGDEQYIGSAKATVDGIRMIKETFPETQTILGISNVSFGLPPVGREVLNSVFLYHCTQAGLDYAIVNTEKLERFASISPEEVKMAEELLFNTTDEALAEFTDFYRDKKKDTKSTLPDMTLEERLSYYVVEGTKEGLHPDLDIALEIYPAPLDIINGPLMDGMKEVGRLFNDNQLIVAEVLQSAEVMKAAVSYLEPHMEKNDSTAAKGKVLLATVKGDVHDIGKNLVDIILSNNGYEVVDLGIKVAPTALIEAIKKENPDIIGLSGLLVKSAQQMVLTAHDMKQAGIDIPILVGGAALSRKFTDTKIAKEYDGLVLYAKDAMNGLSIANQLREPDGYEQFLTEQKAKQEAAMNKPEFTTTGRNFATTVLERPKVTAKAPVFIPQDTKRHLVKSYSLSHIEPYINLQMLIGHHLGLKGKVENLLAEGNEKAVKLQEVVQSLLQEAKLKDWIKPAAVYQFFPAQSDGKRLNIFNPEQPDQILETFDFPRQEVAPGLCLADYVRSVDDRKKDYVGMFAVTAGAGIRQAAGQLKKEGRFLESHALQALALETAEGYAELIHRQIRDRWGFPDTPDMTMKDRFAAKYQGQRFSFGYPACPDLEDQRKLFNLIKPEDIGINLTDGFMMEPEASVTAIVFSHPEARYFNVLKN; this is encoded by the coding sequence ATGTCAACCTTGTTAACTAAACAGATGAAGAAAAAAATCCTGATCATGGACGGAGCAATGGGAACGATGCTCCAGCAGGCAGACTTGACCCCAGCAGAATTTGGCGGCGAAGAATATGAAGGCTGTAACGAAATCCTGAATATAACAGTGCCGGAAGTAATTGAAAATATACATCGGGAGTACTTCGAAGCTGGTGCAGACATCGTTGAGACCAATACCTTCGGTGCTACAAGCTTGGTCCTTGACGAATACAACCTGGGACATAGAGCGTACGAAATCAACAAAGAAGCAGCTCTTATTGCCAGAAAAGCTGCTGACGAGTCATCCACTCCCTCCCAGCCTCGATTTGTGGCAGGTTCTATGGGACCGACAACTAAAACATTGAGCGTGACCGGGGGGTCAACCTTTAAAGAAATGTCTGCTTCCTACGAAGAACAGGCACTTGGCCTGATTGATGGCAATGTTGATTTGCTATTGCTCGAAACGAGCCAGGACTTGCTGAATGTAAAAGCAGCCTATACGGGAATCCAGCGTGCATTCCAGAAAAGTGGAAAAGAGCTTCCCCTCATGATCTCTGCCACAATTGAACCAATGGGCACGACACTTGCCGGCCAATCAATCGAAGCCTTTTATATTTCAGTTCAGCATATGAATCCGGTCGCGATTGGATTGAATTGCGCAACCGGTCCCGAATTCATGCAGGAGCATTTGCGTTCTTTGTCCTCCCTTTCATCTTCTGCAGTCAGCTGTTATCCAAACGCTGGTCTGCCCGATGAAGAAGGTCAATATCATGAAACGCCGGAAACCCTCGCTCAGAAGCTCTCTGATTTTGCTCGTGAAGGCTGGTTGAATATCGTCGGTGGCTGTTGTGGTACGACACCGGCACATATAAAGGCGATTTCTGAAAAAATGAAGGAACGCCCCCCAAGGCAGACAAAAGAAAACAATCTGCATATGGTTTCTGGGATCGAGCCATTCATTTACGACGATCCAACCCTGAGGCCAATCATGGTAGGTGAACGTACGAATGTAATTGGATCACGGAAATTCAAGCGCTTGATTTCGGAGGGCAAAATCGAAGAAGCAGCAGAGATCGCAAGGGCCCAGGTTAAAAACGGAGCGCATGTCATCGATATCTGCCTTGCTGACCCGGACCGAGATGAGCTTCATGATATGGAACAATTCATTAAGGAAGTAGTGAAAAAAGTTAAGGCTCCGCTCGTTGTTGATTCTACTGATGATGAGGTAATCGAAAAAGCCCTGAGTTATTCCCAAGGTAAGGCAATCATCAATTCCATAAATCTAGAAGATGGCGAAGAACGGTTCGAGTCAGTTTCTCGCCTCATCCACAAATACGGTGCTGCTGTTGTTGTTGGGACGATTGAAGAAGAGGGTATGGGTGTTTCCGCTGAGAGGAAATTGGAAATTGCTAAACGATCGTACGACTTACTTGTCAATAAATATAAAGTACCGGCACAGGATTTGATTTTTGATCCGCTCGTCTTCCCTGTCGGCACCGGAGATGAACAATACATTGGCTCAGCCAAAGCAACTGTTGATGGAATCAGAATGATCAAGGAAACTTTCCCGGAAACGCAAACAATCCTCGGAATTAGCAATGTTTCCTTCGGCCTGCCGCCTGTTGGCCGAGAAGTATTGAATTCGGTATTTCTTTATCACTGCACCCAGGCAGGTCTCGACTACGCCATTGTGAATACGGAAAAGCTCGAACGATTTGCTTCTATCAGTCCTGAAGAAGTTAAAATGGCTGAAGAGCTGTTATTCAATACAACAGATGAGGCACTTGCTGAATTCACTGATTTTTACCGTGATAAAAAGAAGGATACAAAAAGCACCCTGCCTGATATGACACTAGAAGAAAGACTGTCTTACTATGTGGTTGAGGGTACAAAAGAAGGCCTCCATCCAGATCTTGATATTGCACTTGAAATCTACCCTGCCCCACTGGATATCATTAACGGACCATTGATGGATGGAATGAAGGAAGTTGGCAGGCTGTTCAATGATAATCAATTGATTGTGGCCGAGGTGCTTCAGAGTGCAGAGGTCATGAAGGCTGCCGTATCTTATTTGGAGCCTCATATGGAGAAAAATGATTCAACGGCTGCAAAGGGGAAAGTGCTTCTCGCCACTGTGAAAGGCGATGTCCATGATATCGGCAAAAACCTGGTGGATATCATCCTTAGCAATAATGGTTATGAGGTAGTCGATCTGGGAATCAAAGTAGCTCCAACTGCCCTGATTGAGGCAATTAAAAAGGAAAATCCGGACATCATCGGACTATCTGGCCTGCTTGTTAAATCAGCGCAGCAGATGGTGCTGACGGCTCATGATATGAAGCAAGCAGGGATAGACATTCCAATTCTTGTGGGTGGTGCTGCTTTATCAAGGAAGTTCACAGATACAAAGATTGCTAAGGAGTATGACGGGCTTGTATTATATGCAAAAGATGCGATGAACGGCCTGTCTATCGCGAACCAACTACGGGAACCGGATGGGTATGAACAGTTTTTAACAGAACAAAAAGCAAAGCAAGAAGCCGCGATGAATAAGCCAGAATTCACGACAACAGGCCGAAATTTTGCCACAACAGTTTTGGAACGTCCCAAAGTGACGGCAAAGGCTCCGGTATTCATCCCGCAGGATACGAAAAGGCATCTCGTTAAATCCTACTCCCTGTCCCATATTGAACCGTATATCAACCTGCAAATGCTTATAGGGCATCATCTTGGATTAAAAGGAAAGGTAGAAAACTTGCTGGCTGAAGGTAATGAAAAGGCAGTTAAGCTTCAGGAGGTTGTCCAATCCCTTTTACAGGAAGCCAAGTTGAAGGATTGGATCAAACCTGCTGCCGTTTATCAGTTCTTCCCTGCCCAGTCAGATGGAAAGAGACTTAACATTTTTAATCCTGAACAACCAGATCAAATCCTCGAAACCTTTGATTTTCCGAGACAAGAGGTTGCACCTGGATTATGCCTTGCAGATTACGTTCGCTCTGTGGATGATCGCAAAAAGGACTACGTTGGAATGTTCGCAGTCACTGCAGGTGCAGGAATTCGCCAGGCAGCGGGACAACTAAAAAAAGAAGGAAGATTCCTGGAAAGCCATGCCCTCCAGGCACTTGCACTTGAAACGGCAGAAGGTTACGCCGAACTCATTCACCGCCAAATCCGCGATCGATGGGGCTTCCCGGACACACCTGATATGACAATGAAAGACCGTTTCGCCGCCAAGTATCAAGGACAGCGTTTTTCATTCGGATACCCTGCATGTCCGGATTTGGAAGATCAACGTAAGCTTTTCAACTTGATCAAACCAGAAGACATCGGAATTAATTTGACCGACGGATTCATGATGGAACCGGAGGCATCGGTCACGGCTATCGTCTTCTCCCATCCAGAAGCAAGGTATTTCAATGTGTTGAAAAATTAG
- a CDS encoding bifunctional homocysteine S-methyltransferase/methylenetetrahydrofolate reductase — MSFLNRLENEILIADGAIGTLLHSYGAGTCYEELNISHPDDIIQIHKAYINAGADLIQTNTYAANYIKLERYGLEDQVKEINSAAVRLARQAAGTDAYVLGTIGGNRGIRPSAIPIEEIKRSFREQFYCLLLEGVDGLLLETFYDMDEIETVLEIARKETDLPIIAQVSLQEIGIMQDQTPLQEVFNRLEDLGADIVGLNCRLGPHHMISSLEQIEIPSKAFLSAYPNAGLPAYTDGKFHYEGNPEYFRKSAHRFRDQGVRLIGGCCGTTPEHIKAFADELKGLQPVLYKKTPANKPKIVVTPSDIKRPLAPLHQVVKERPSVIVELDSPRKLDTTRFFEGAKALKDTGIDALTLADNSLASPRISNSAIGHLVKENFGLRPLVHLTCRDRNIIGLQSHLMGLHTLGLHDVLAVTGDPARVGDFPGASSVFDVSSFELIEMIKQFNEGLSYSGKDLGQKGAFSVGAAFNPNVRSIEKAVMRMEKKILAGADYFITQPVYSEKMLQEVHEATKHIEAPVYIGLMPLTSSRNAEFLHNEVPGIKISQEILDIMAKFNNEPLQSKKEGIAITKGLIEAAAELFNGIYIITPFMNYEMSVELSSYANEYSSLLMRRKQNVNLVN, encoded by the coding sequence ATGAGTTTCCTGAACCGCCTGGAAAATGAAATTTTAATCGCCGATGGAGCGATTGGTACTCTCCTCCACTCTTATGGAGCTGGTACCTGTTATGAAGAGTTGAACATTTCTCATCCTGATGACATCATACAGATCCATAAAGCCTATATTAACGCGGGTGCCGATCTAATCCAGACGAACACCTATGCAGCTAATTATATAAAACTAGAAAGATATGGACTCGAGGATCAGGTGAAAGAGATCAATAGTGCCGCAGTAAGACTCGCCCGTCAGGCAGCAGGCACCGATGCATATGTCCTCGGAACAATTGGCGGGAACCGGGGAATCAGACCTTCCGCCATCCCGATTGAGGAAATCAAAAGAAGCTTCAGGGAGCAGTTCTACTGTCTTCTCCTTGAGGGTGTGGATGGACTTTTGCTAGAGACATTTTATGATATGGATGAAATCGAGACCGTGCTTGAGATTGCCCGAAAGGAAACCGATCTGCCAATCATCGCCCAGGTATCCCTCCAGGAAATAGGAATCATGCAGGATCAGACACCGCTACAGGAAGTTTTCAATAGACTCGAAGACCTCGGTGCCGATATTGTCGGTCTTAATTGCAGACTTGGGCCCCATCATATGATTTCCAGTCTGGAACAGATAGAGATACCTTCAAAGGCATTTCTTTCTGCCTACCCAAATGCCGGGTTGCCGGCCTACACAGATGGGAAATTCCATTATGAGGGCAATCCGGAATACTTTCGGAAGTCTGCGCACAGATTCCGTGACCAGGGAGTCAGGCTGATTGGGGGCTGTTGCGGAACAACCCCTGAACATATTAAGGCATTTGCTGATGAGCTAAAGGGATTGCAACCAGTGTTATATAAGAAAACCCCTGCAAATAAGCCGAAAATTGTTGTCACACCATCTGACATTAAAAGGCCTTTAGCTCCACTGCATCAGGTAGTGAAAGAACGGCCTTCCGTGATTGTGGAGCTTGACTCTCCACGAAAACTGGATACAACTCGTTTTTTTGAAGGAGCAAAAGCACTAAAGGATACAGGAATTGATGCCCTGACGCTAGCTGATAATTCACTTGCTTCACCAAGAATTTCGAATTCGGCAATCGGCCATCTCGTAAAGGAAAATTTCGGTTTGCGCCCCCTTGTACATCTAACTTGCCGGGACAGGAACATTATTGGACTTCAGTCCCATTTAATGGGCTTGCATACGCTTGGACTTCATGATGTGTTAGCCGTAACGGGCGACCCTGCTCGTGTAGGTGATTTTCCTGGTGCGTCATCTGTTTTTGATGTCTCTTCCTTCGAATTAATAGAGATGATCAAACAGTTTAATGAAGGTCTCTCCTATTCTGGAAAAGATTTAGGACAAAAAGGAGCTTTCTCGGTCGGCGCTGCCTTCAATCCAAATGTTCGTTCCATCGAAAAGGCTGTCATGAGGATGGAAAAGAAAATCCTTGCTGGAGCTGATTATTTCATCACCCAGCCTGTTTACTCGGAAAAAATGCTTCAGGAGGTCCATGAAGCAACAAAGCATATAGAAGCCCCAGTCTATATCGGGCTGATGCCGCTTACGAGCAGCAGAAATGCTGAATTCCTTCATAATGAGGTCCCTGGTATCAAGATATCACAGGAGATACTCGACATTATGGCGAAATTTAATAATGAACCGCTTCAATCCAAAAAGGAAGGCATCGCGATTACAAAAGGTTTGATTGAGGCTGCAGCAGAACTGTTTAACGGAATCTATATCATCACACCTTTTATGAATTATGAGATGAGTGTCGAGTTATCGAGCTACGCTAATGAATACAGCAGCCTTCTAATGAGGAGGAAACAAAATGTCAACCTTGTTAACTAA
- a CDS encoding MATE family efflux transporter, producing the protein MYQTYSTKEKIKQIFVMLIPILITQLGMFSMVFFNTIMSGKYNSSDLAGVAIGSSIWSPVFTGLSGILLAVSPIAAQRFGEKKGKEVSSILTHGIYLAFIIAVLVIISGVFLLDPLLTAMNLPESVHETAFRYLAGLSFGIIPLFIFNVLRSFIYALGKTRVVMYILLVSLPINFFLNYVLIFGHWGFPELGGAGAGYATSITYYVIAGMTAAVIIKQQPFSEFVGLKYFKEFSGEKVKEILKIGVPMGLSIFFETSMFAVVTILISKFNITTIAAYQSALNIVSFLYMIPMSISMAQTVLVGFEVGAGRYNDAKAYSWMGIYLGAIIAVGAGLLVVLFRYEVAGFYSNEPAVIALTGQFLIYALFFMISDAIQATALAALRGYKDVNISFIITLIAYWLICLPVGYLLAHNTGLGASGYWVGLTIGLLAAGISLSFRLIFIQKHRFNANLAEVV; encoded by the coding sequence ATGTACCAGACATATTCGACAAAAGAGAAAATAAAACAGATTTTTGTCATGCTGATCCCAATATTGATCACTCAATTAGGGATGTTTTCAATGGTCTTTTTCAATACGATCATGTCAGGAAAATATAATTCTTCAGATCTTGCGGGGGTAGCCATTGGATCTTCAATTTGGAGCCCGGTCTTTACCGGACTCAGCGGAATACTCCTTGCGGTTTCGCCGATCGCTGCCCAGCGGTTTGGTGAAAAGAAGGGCAAAGAAGTATCATCAATCCTCACCCATGGTATTTATTTGGCATTCATTATTGCAGTACTTGTCATCATTTCGGGTGTTTTTCTGCTTGATCCGTTATTAACAGCGATGAACTTACCGGAAAGTGTCCATGAAACGGCGTTTCGCTACCTGGCAGGCTTAAGTTTTGGAATCATCCCTTTATTTATCTTTAACGTATTGAGATCATTCATTTATGCGCTCGGAAAAACAAGAGTGGTTATGTATATCCTTCTGGTGTCCTTGCCAATCAATTTCTTCTTGAACTATGTCTTGATTTTCGGTCATTGGGGTTTTCCTGAATTAGGAGGGGCTGGAGCTGGGTATGCAACTTCGATTACTTATTATGTGATCGCGGGAATGACAGCGGCGGTCATTATCAAGCAACAGCCATTCTCAGAGTTTGTCGGTTTGAAATACTTCAAGGAATTTTCCGGAGAGAAAGTGAAGGAGATTTTGAAAATAGGTGTCCCGATGGGCTTATCAATCTTCTTTGAAACGAGCATGTTTGCCGTCGTTACCATTTTGATCAGTAAATTCAACATCACAACCATTGCCGCCTATCAGTCAGCTCTGAATATTGTATCTTTCTTATATATGATTCCGATGAGTATATCGATGGCGCAAACTGTTTTGGTCGGATTCGAAGTTGGTGCTGGCCGTTATAATGATGCCAAAGCTTACAGCTGGATGGGGATTTATCTTGGTGCCATTATTGCAGTTGGTGCCGGTTTGTTAGTCGTTCTGTTCCGTTACGAGGTAGCAGGATTTTATTCAAATGAACCAGCAGTAATCGCTTTAACTGGCCAATTTTTGATCTATGCCTTATTTTTCATGATATCCGACGCAATCCAGGCCACAGCGCTCGCTGCATTGCGCGGGTACAAAGACGTGAATATATCCTTTATTATCACATTGATTGCCTACTGGCTCATCTGCCTTCCGGTCGGCTACCTGCTGGCCCATAATACCGGGCTTGGAGCTTCTGGCTACTGGGTAGGGTTGACCATCGGATTGCTGGCAGCGGGAATATCATTATCATTCAGATTGATTTTCATTCAAAAACATCGCTTTAACGCTAATTTGGCAGAGGTTGTATAA
- a CDS encoding methionine biosynthesis PLP-dependent protein: MAEIDTKLAQLGNRSESSTGAVNPPIYLTTAYRHDGIGQSSGYDYVRTGNPTREILEKAIADLEEGDHGFACSSGMAAIWTVLSLFEHGDEWIVSKDLYGGTYRLLEQGFKKWGLNSTYADMSDLNEIKSVITHRTKALFVETPTNPLMEQADIEAIAKITKEYGILLIVDNTFYTPLLQKPLALGADIVIHSATKYLGGHNDVLAGLIVARGQQICDSLALHHNGGGAVLSPFDSWLLIRGMKTLALRMERHEQNARELVDFLQIHQAVKDVLYPGRGGMISFRVHSPTIVNPFLKSLSTITFAESLGGVESFITYPATQTHADIPAEIREQTGVCDRLLRFSVGIENVEDLKNDLEEAFKKACQEAEAI, encoded by the coding sequence CAGCTTGGCAACAGGAGTGAATCATCAACAGGTGCGGTCAATCCACCAATCTATTTAACGACTGCCTACCGCCACGATGGGATTGGTCAATCCAGTGGTTATGATTATGTCCGCACGGGCAACCCTACTCGCGAAATTCTTGAAAAGGCTATTGCAGACCTGGAGGAAGGTGACCATGGCTTTGCCTGCAGCTCTGGAATGGCAGCAATCTGGACCGTACTCTCATTATTCGAGCACGGAGATGAGTGGATTGTTTCAAAGGATTTATACGGAGGAACTTACCGGCTTCTGGAGCAGGGTTTCAAAAAGTGGGGATTAAATAGTACATATGCTGACATGTCAGATTTAAACGAAATCAAATCGGTTATCACTCACAGAACGAAGGCTCTTTTTGTGGAAACACCGACAAACCCGCTGATGGAGCAAGCTGATATTGAAGCTATTGCAAAAATCACAAAGGAGTACGGTATTCTGCTGATTGTTGATAATACCTTCTACACTCCCCTGCTGCAAAAACCATTGGCTTTAGGTGCTGATATTGTGATCCACAGTGCAACCAAATATCTTGGTGGTCATAATGATGTTCTTGCAGGGCTCATCGTTGCCAGAGGTCAGCAAATATGTGATTCCCTCGCCCTTCATCATAATGGCGGTGGTGCGGTGCTAAGCCCTTTTGACTCCTGGCTGCTTATCCGCGGGATGAAAACCCTGGCATTAAGGATGGAGCGCCACGAGCAAAATGCCAGGGAGCTTGTGGATTTTCTACAGATTCATCAGGCAGTGAAGGATGTCCTTTATCCCGGCAGAGGCGGAATGATTTCTTTCAGGGTACACTCTCCTACCATAGTTAATCCTTTTTTAAAAAGTCTATCAACCATTACTTTTGCGGAAAGCCTTGGCGGTGTCGAAAGCTTCATCACCTATCCTGCTACTCAGACACATGCTGATATACCGGCTGAAATTCGCGAACAAACCGGAGTTTGCGACCGACTGCTGAGATTCTCTGTGGGAATCGAGAATGTTGAGGATTTGAAGAATGATTTAGAAGAAGCCTTCAAAAAGGCATGTCAGGAGGCAGAAGCTATATGA
- a CDS encoding sigma-70 family RNA polymerase sigma factor: MLIEDYADRVNRLAYTYVKSWQSAEDITQEVFISCYKNLDSFRSESSYKTWIFKITVNKCKDYLKSKWYKSIVPIEFGWSLIPGSKTSPEEDVINKNKHYTLSKNVMSLPAKYREIIILYYYEDLNIAEISNLTSINLDTVKTRLRRAKALLRKKYEGVDENGE; encoded by the coding sequence GTGCTGATCGAAGACTATGCAGATCGCGTGAATCGTTTGGCCTATACCTATGTGAAAAGTTGGCAATCTGCTGAAGATATCACCCAGGAAGTGTTCATTTCCTGTTATAAAAATTTAGATTCTTTCCGCAGTGAGAGTTCTTATAAAACATGGATTTTTAAAATTACCGTCAATAAATGTAAGGATTATTTAAAAAGCAAATGGTATAAATCAATCGTCCCTATTGAATTTGGATGGTCTTTAATACCTGGAAGCAAAACCTCACCTGAAGAGGACGTTATAAATAAAAACAAACATTATACCCTTTCAAAAAACGTGATGAGTCTTCCTGCGAAATATCGTGAAATAATCATTCTGTATTATTACGAGGACTTGAACATTGCTGAAATTAGTAATCTGACCAGTATAAATCTTGATACAGTTAAAACAAGGTTAAGGCGTGCCAAAGCATTGCTTCGTAAAAAGTACGAAGGAGTAGATGAGAATGGAGAATAA
- a CDS encoding VanW family protein — translation MGRNSKLIWLLLVAVFIGLAGCSQSHAKKDETENKVIEHEEKTESENKEKDAEAEEQEKEEIQPIVVNVIEPTTQDVIKSLTPVEMGYGNDNEKYKAELEKWARELARGTDSTPGYDHRMIPDKLGPDGQVIKGSPLIILDEAEFVESIIQASEKGGDVELPLYVTASGYEMNDAAQLSEVIVGKYTTYFNPSVAGRTKNIELSAEAINNVILGVGDVFSFNTTVGPSDEAHGYQPAEEIVNKKLVMGIGGGICQTSSTLYNAVDVLGVGYVEKHHHSLSVGYVPEGRDATVSYGGKDFRFENTTGVPLLLKAVVGKGSLTVEVRTSTEYEAQMKKGI, via the coding sequence ATGGGGAGAAATTCGAAGCTTATTTGGTTGTTGTTGGTTGCGGTATTCATTGGATTAGCTGGATGTTCACAATCACATGCGAAGAAAGATGAGACTGAAAATAAAGTGATTGAACACGAGGAAAAGACAGAGAGTGAAAATAAGGAAAAGGATGCAGAGGCGGAAGAACAAGAGAAAGAAGAAATTCAACCAATTGTAGTGAATGTAATTGAGCCTACCACTCAGGATGTGATCAAGTCACTTACACCGGTTGAAATGGGCTACGGAAACGATAATGAAAAATATAAAGCTGAATTGGAAAAATGGGCTCGTGAATTAGCTCGAGGGACGGATTCCACACCAGGTTACGACCATCGGATGATTCCGGATAAACTTGGTCCGGATGGCCAGGTGATTAAAGGGAGTCCTCTAATCATCTTGGACGAAGCCGAATTTGTCGAAAGTATAATTCAGGCATCAGAAAAAGGAGGGGACGTCGAACTCCCACTTTATGTAACGGCGAGCGGATATGAAATGAATGATGCTGCCCAGCTAAGTGAGGTTATTGTAGGGAAATATACAACCTATTTTAATCCTTCAGTTGCGGGCAGGACGAAAAATATTGAGCTGTCAGCTGAAGCAATTAACAATGTCATCCTGGGTGTGGGTGATGTGTTTTCATTTAATACAACTGTAGGACCGAGTGATGAAGCACATGGCTATCAGCCGGCTGAGGAAATTGTGAACAAAAAGCTGGTCATGGGGATCGGGGGAGGCATCTGTCAGACTTCTTCTACTTTATACAATGCTGTGGATGTACTTGGTGTTGGGTATGTGGAAAAACATCATCATTCCCTATCTGTAGGCTATGTTCCTGAAGGAAGGGACGCAACGGTTTCCTATGGAGGAAAGGACTTCAGGTTCGAAAACACAACAGGCGTGCCTCTTTTGCTGAAAGCAGTAGTTGGAAAAGGTTCTTTGACCGTAGAAGTGAGGACATCCACAGAATACGAAGCACAAATGAAAAAAGGAATTTAA